One genomic segment of Brassica napus cultivar Da-Ae chromosome A3, Da-Ae, whole genome shotgun sequence includes these proteins:
- the LOC106428402 gene encoding probable pectate lyase 5 — translation MVAHKRVHLRPTCICIIWFCLLVSLPHHGRASSFNLSLPHQHPFPEHVVLNVQRKLNDSLSRRNLLTYQQDDATAASSPPIPSCLTGNPIDDCWRCDPNWSQNRQRLADCSIGFGQGTLGGKGGRFYLVTDSSDNDAANPLPGTLRHAVIQPEPLWIIFSGDMGITLRHELIVGSFKTIDGRGTNVQITGHGCLTIQQVSHVIIHNVHIHHCKPSGNTLVASSPTHVGFRGVSDGDGISVSASHHIWVDHCSLGYCSDGLIDVILASTAVTVSNNYFHHHDEVMLLGHDDRYTADSGMQVTIAFNHFGEGLVQRMPRCRHGYIHVVNNDFTAWEMYAIGGSANPTINSQGNRYTAPIDPNAKEVTKRVDSNEKHWGKWNWRTEGDVMVNGAFFVPSGDGVSPAYARATSLQAKTADVIDQLTVNAGVFGDPSGRNGQGGGFPGITGGGGTVTRGYSKGGPGGGSSDSDDGIFTMIFGSNSSAAAVALRPRQVWSIVFTIILLWYFPHHRR, via the exons ATGGTGGCTCATAAGAGGGTCCATCTTAGACCAACATGCATTTGCATAATCTGGTTCTGCCTCTTGGTCTCTCTCCCTCACCATGGAAGAGCATCTTCCTTCAATCTTTCTCTCCCACACCAACACCCATTCCCTGAACATGTTGTTCTTAATGTTCAAAG AAAACTCAACGACTCTCTCTCCAGAAGAAACCTCCTCACTTACCAACAAGACGACGCCACGGCCGCGTCGTCTCCGCCAATACCTTCTTGCCTCACCGGAAACCCAATCGACGACTGCTGGCGCTGCGACCCAAACTGGTCGCAAAACCGCCAGCGCCTCGCCGACTGCTCAATCGGCTTCGGACAAGGCACGCTCGGGGGCAAAGGCGGCCGCTTTTACCTCGTCACCGACTCCTCCGACAACGACGCGGCGAACCCACTTCCCGGAACCCTCCGCCACGCCGTGATACAGCCGGAACCTCTCTGGATCATCTTCTCCGGCGACATGGGGATCACGCTCCGGCACGAGCTCATCGTCGGGAGCTTCAAGACGATCGACGGGCGAGGCACGAACGTCCAGATCACCGGCCACGGGTGCCTGACGATACAGCAGGTGAGCCACGTCATCATCCACAACGTCCACATTCACCACTGCAAACCCTCCGGGAACACTCTCGTCGCTTCTTCGCCGACGCACGTCGGGTTCAGAGGAGTCTCCGACGGTGACGGGATCTCGGTCTCGGCTTCGCACCACATTTGGGTCGATCACTGCTCTCTCGGGTACTGTTCCGACGGACTCATCGACGTCATCTTAGCATCAACGGCGGTCACAGTGTCCAACAACTACTTTCATCACCACGACGAAGTTATGCTCTTAGGTCACGACGACAG GTATACGGCGGACTCGGGGATGCAAGTGACGATTGCGTTCAACCATTTTGGGGAGGGGCTAGTGCAGAGAATGCCACGGTGTAGACATGGTTACATCCACGTGGTGAATAACGATTTTACTGCATGGGAGATGTATGCAATAGGTGGAAGTGCTAACCCTACGATCAATAGTCAGGGTAACCGTTACACCGCACCTATTGATCCCAATGCTAAAGAG gTGACGAAGCGTGTGGACTCAAACGAGAAACACTGGGGGAAATGGAACTGGAGGACGGAGGGAGATGTTATGGTTAACGGAGCGTTTTTCGTACCGTCAGGTGACGGAGTGAGTCCGGCGTACGCCCGAGCCACTAGTCTTCAGGCAAAGACCGCTGATGTTATTGACCAGCTCACGGTCAATGCCGGCGTTTTCGGCGATCCCAG TGGAAGAAACGGGCAAGGAGGAGGTTTCCCCGGAATCACGGGCGGTGGTGGGACCGTCACACGCGGTTACAGTAAAGGTGGACCCGGAGGCGGTAGCAGCGACAGCGATGATGGCATTTTCACAATGATATTCGGTAGCAATTCCAGTGCGGCGGCGGTGGCTTTGAGGCCGAGACAAGTCTGGTCAATTGTATTCACTATCATCTTACTTTGGTATTTTCCACACCATAGGAGATGA
- the LOC111198010 gene encoding glycine-rich RNA-binding protein RZ1C isoform X2: protein MMERDTGRSRGFGFITFADRRAMDESIREMHGRDFGDRVISVNRAEPKMGGRDDGESHGSRGGGRDGGYSLAGKGSFGGGGRVGEDECFKCGRVGHWARDCPSAAGGRGGPVGGFSSRSAYGGSDGRVDRYADRERYVDRERYIDDRYDGGAPRFGARDRFDSREAYIPRDRYASDRYAAPVDRFAGGDRYSRGSDRYPPASYEKPRSFERDVVPSAGSDRYGGGRAGGPIRGGDEGRGFRSRASGPYDRPSRSSGGGYPSSGTLDRY from the exons ATGATGGAAAGAGACACCGGTCGTTCACgtggatttgggtttattaCCTTTGCTGATCGCCGTGCTATGGACGAGTCCATCAGAGAGATGCACGGAAGGGACTTCGGTGATCGGGTCATCTCAGTGAACAGAGCTGAACCGAAAATGGGAGGGAGAGATGATGGGGAAAGTCATGGCTCTAGAGGTGGTGGCAGAGATGGTGGGTACTCATTGGCTGGAAAGGGAAGCTTTGGTGGCGGTGGCCGTGTTGGTGAAGATGAGTGCTTCAAATGTGGACGTGTTGGGCACTGGGCCCGTGACTGCCCGTCTGCTGCTGGTGGTCGTGGTGGACCCGTTGGTGGCTTTTCTTCCCGTTCTGCGTATGGAGGATCTGATGGGCGTGTCGACCGTTATGCAGACCGTGAGCGATATGTGGACCGTGAACGTTACATAGATGATCGATATGATGGTGGTGCTCCACGCTTTGGTGCTAGAGACAGGTTTGACAGCAGAGAAGCTTACATCCCACGTGATCGTTACGCCAGTGACAG GTATGCAGCCCCGGTTGATCGGTTTGCAGGTGGGGATAGGTACAGCCGTGGATCAGACCGTTACCCTCCAGCGAGTTATGAGAAACCCAGGTCCTTTGAGAGAGACGTAGTCCCAAGTGCAGGCAGTGACAGGTACGGTGGTGGTAGAGCTGGCGGGCCTATTCGTGGAGGAGACGAGGGAAGAGGGTTTAGAAGCAGAGCCAGTGGTCCTTACGATAGGCCGAGCCGAAGCAGTGGTGGTGGTTATCCATCCTCCGGTACTTTAGACCGTTACTAA
- the LOC111198010 gene encoding glycine-rich RNA-binding protein RZ1C isoform X1 — protein MATKEGSRIFVGGLSPEVTERDLQRTFGRFGEILDCQIMMERDTGRSRGFGFITFADRRAMDESIREMHGRDFGDRVISVNRAEPKMGGRDDGESHGSRGGGRDGGYSLAGKGSFGGGGRVGEDECFKCGRVGHWARDCPSAAGGRGGPVGGFSSRSAYGGSDGRVDRYADRERYVDRERYIDDRYDGGAPRFGARDRFDSREAYIPRDRYASDRYAAPVDRFAGGDRYSRGSDRYPPASYEKPRSFERDVVPSAGSDRYGGGRAGGPIRGGDEGRGFRSRASGPYDRPSRSSGGGYPSSGTLDRY, from the exons ATGGCGACGAAAGAAGGGAGCAGAATATTCGTTGGTGGATTATCTCCGGAGGTGACAGAGAGAGACCTTCAGCGAACTTTTGGCCGCTTCGGTGAAATTCTCGATTGTCAG ATCATGATGGAAAGAGACACCGGTCGTTCACgtggatttgggtttattaCCTTTGCTGATCGCCGTGCTATGGACGAGTCCATCAGAGAGATGCACGGAAGGGACTTCGGTGATCGGGTCATCTCAGTGAACAGAGCTGAACCGAAAATGGGAGGGAGAGATGATGGGGAAAGTCATGGCTCTAGAGGTGGTGGCAGAGATGGTGGGTACTCATTGGCTGGAAAGGGAAGCTTTGGTGGCGGTGGCCGTGTTGGTGAAGATGAGTGCTTCAAATGTGGACGTGTTGGGCACTGGGCCCGTGACTGCCCGTCTGCTGCTGGTGGTCGTGGTGGACCCGTTGGTGGCTTTTCTTCCCGTTCTGCGTATGGAGGATCTGATGGGCGTGTCGACCGTTATGCAGACCGTGAGCGATATGTGGACCGTGAACGTTACATAGATGATCGATATGATGGTGGTGCTCCACGCTTTGGTGCTAGAGACAGGTTTGACAGCAGAGAAGCTTACATCCCACGTGATCGTTACGCCAGTGACAG GTATGCAGCCCCGGTTGATCGGTTTGCAGGTGGGGATAGGTACAGCCGTGGATCAGACCGTTACCCTCCAGCGAGTTATGAGAAACCCAGGTCCTTTGAGAGAGACGTAGTCCCAAGTGCAGGCAGTGACAGGTACGGTGGTGGTAGAGCTGGCGGGCCTATTCGTGGAGGAGACGAGGGAAGAGGGTTTAGAAGCAGAGCCAGTGGTCCTTACGATAGGCCGAGCCGAAGCAGTGGTGGTGGTTATCCATCCTCCGGTACTTTAGACCGTTACTAA